Proteins encoded together in one Vibrio lentus window:
- a CDS encoding cation diffusion facilitator family transporter, translated as MCDRKSQNENRVLLFSALLASGFAIGGLVLGLLVGSLVIVFDGVYSLISLLLTLLSLAASKYINRPSDREFPFGRAIIEPIVIAIKAIVILLVVGYSLYSAIGALMTGGREVDASIATLFGIFNVLGCGYAWWYIANKSKRISSGLIQAESKQWQMDTLLSVAVTAGFVVAWLVAYSPFAEYAVYADPMMMLLMSFYFIKVPFDMLREAMRELLMMSATKDICDAVDKNVVAVDKDADQDLELMGVTKVGPELRINVDIHTNDQQAIAVDDIERTRRQLKRRLSKMPYELQLNLNIAS; from the coding sequence ATGTGTGACAGGAAAAGCCAAAACGAAAACCGAGTACTATTGTTCTCAGCCCTTTTAGCATCAGGCTTCGCAATTGGCGGATTGGTGTTGGGTCTTCTCGTTGGCTCTCTAGTCATAGTATTTGACGGTGTCTATTCTCTTATCAGTTTACTGTTAACTTTATTGTCACTAGCTGCTTCGAAATACATTAATCGCCCATCAGACAGAGAGTTCCCGTTCGGTCGAGCCATCATTGAGCCAATCGTAATCGCGATTAAAGCGATTGTGATTCTGCTTGTGGTCGGTTATTCGCTTTACTCTGCGATTGGTGCTCTGATGACAGGGGGTCGTGAAGTCGATGCTTCTATCGCAACTCTGTTTGGTATTTTCAACGTATTGGGTTGTGGTTACGCTTGGTGGTACATCGCTAACAAGAGCAAACGTATTTCTTCAGGTTTGATTCAAGCTGAGTCAAAACAGTGGCAAATGGATACGCTTTTGAGTGTGGCAGTTACGGCCGGTTTCGTTGTTGCTTGGTTGGTGGCTTACTCTCCGTTTGCTGAATACGCGGTATATGCCGACCCAATGATGATGTTGCTGATGTCTTTCTACTTCATCAAAGTGCCGTTCGACATGTTGCGTGAAGCAATGCGTGAACTACTAATGATGTCGGCAACCAAAGATATTTGTGACGCGGTAGATAAGAATGTTGTCGCTGTGGACAAAGATGCGGATCAAGATTTGGAGCTAATGGGTGTGACTAAGGTTGGTCCTGAATTAAGAATCAATGTTGATATTCATACCAACGACCAACAAGCGATTGCGGTCGATGACATTGAACGCACGCGCCGCCAACTTAAGCGACGCCTATCTAAGATGCCTTATGAGCTTCAATTGAACCTCAATATCGCGAGCTAA
- a CDS encoding LysR family transcriptional regulator, whose translation MNLSQVQAFCSVADLGSVSEAARQLECNRTKLSMSIKALEKELDVELFVRSGNHVELSEAGKAIYKDCEGMLVTAARIKQTCLHVSGEFNAEIWIARDDSLPDEMWQSLSHALNNKYPSTSFNFVLASSGDLANLVETQQVDFAFGVDYERVDDPRIIYNPLGKIRMMSVCKKGHDLSAMRRVSDEVLRNSMQATMVYLNEKDNPELEPFSRRYIGFSSFDFMLDTILREDAWGVMPEPLIRHLLREQELAVIKHTYGLTQEDYCMFTAAGMAEHPGMNWLADQISDYLFDF comes from the coding sequence ATGAACCTTTCTCAAGTCCAAGCCTTTTGTTCTGTTGCTGATTTAGGATCCGTCTCTGAAGCTGCTCGACAGCTTGAATGCAACCGAACCAAACTGAGCATGTCGATCAAAGCCTTGGAAAAAGAGTTAGATGTCGAATTGTTTGTTCGAAGCGGTAACCATGTCGAGCTGTCTGAAGCAGGCAAAGCTATCTACAAAGATTGCGAAGGCATGTTGGTAACGGCAGCACGCATTAAGCAAACCTGCTTACATGTTTCGGGAGAATTCAACGCAGAGATTTGGATCGCACGCGACGATTCCCTACCCGATGAAATGTGGCAAAGTTTATCGCACGCCCTAAACAACAAATACCCTTCCACTTCTTTCAACTTCGTTCTCGCGTCTAGTGGCGACTTGGCTAATCTTGTCGAAACTCAGCAAGTTGATTTTGCGTTTGGTGTCGATTACGAGCGTGTCGACGACCCAAGAATTATCTACAACCCACTCGGCAAGATCCGAATGATGTCAGTATGTAAGAAAGGGCATGATTTGAGTGCGATGCGAAGAGTGTCGGATGAAGTACTAAGAAATTCGATGCAAGCGACCATGGTTTATCTTAATGAAAAAGATAACCCTGAGCTTGAGCCCTTCTCTCGCCGATACATTGGTTTTTCTAGTTTCGATTTTATGTTGGATACGATTCTACGAGAAGATGCATGGGGCGTAATGCCTGAGCCATTGATACGCCATTTATTGCGTGAACAAGAACTGGCTGTGATCAAGCACACTTATGGCCTGACTCAAGAAGACTACTGTATGTTTACCGCGGCAGGTATGGCGGAACACCCAGGTATGAATTGGTTAGCGGATCAGATCAGCGATTACTTGTTTGATTTCTAA
- a CDS encoding class I SAM-dependent DNA methyltransferase produces the protein MAKQWDEYAPDWDNDPATAVFAQSAFDQLTQLVDLNGTRVLDFGCGTGLLSQKISPFAKEIIALDISEGMIEELDKKELSNVEPVVDILSRGLAAQHPAFRNQFDLVVASSVCGFIPNLQDTVSLIYTLLENDGVFVHWDWYLENDSEDFGVSEQRSQNVLSAAGFSIVEVSTPFSIDTPQGTLKVLMGVGRKQVVPHL, from the coding sequence ATGGCGAAACAATGGGACGAGTACGCACCTGATTGGGATAACGATCCCGCTACTGCTGTATTCGCACAGTCCGCATTTGACCAGTTAACACAGCTCGTTGATTTGAACGGAACCCGTGTCCTTGATTTTGGTTGTGGTACAGGATTACTCAGCCAGAAAATATCTCCTTTTGCAAAAGAGATCATCGCTCTCGATATCTCAGAAGGGATGATTGAAGAGTTAGATAAAAAAGAGCTGTCTAATGTAGAGCCTGTCGTTGATATCTTATCGCGCGGACTTGCAGCCCAACACCCAGCATTCAGAAATCAGTTTGACTTAGTGGTAGCTTCTTCGGTATGTGGTTTTATTCCGAACCTACAAGATACGGTCAGCCTAATTTATACTCTGTTAGAAAACGATGGGGTTTTTGTACACTGGGATTGGTACTTAGAAAACGACAGCGAAGATTTTGGGGTCAGCGAACAACGCTCCCAGAATGTATTGAGCGCAGCAGGTTTTTCGATTGTTGAAGTCTCAACACCGTTTTCAATCGACACCCCACAAGGTACTTTGAAGGTACTGATGGGTGTAGGCCGTAAACAAGTGGTTCCTCATCTATAG
- a CDS encoding YjjI family glycine radical enzyme, with protein sequence MSHQSASSTSSSLSDQQQRFSNIISDANLSPKQKSSYLALEAEASLPYMPVSNEVEQALQQGVLCDMFEGHAPFKPRYVLPDYSKYLHQGSKYLELSAATNFDEALNMLTILYHHVPSVTSIPVYLGQLDDVLMPFVGGLTDEQVYQKLKLFWIMLDRTLPDAFMHVNIGPSDNIVCRTILRVDAELKQIAPNLTFMYDPAVTPDDLLRHAASNICECSKPHIANYPAHAAAYGDKRFGIVSCYNSLPLAGGSNTLVRMNLKQVALKSEDSVDFLQQVLPNYSSIMIELMNARSRFLHEESNFFEGFLTKEGLIEEDRFAPMFGIYGMAEAVNILMEKEGKAGRYGYDEQANQLGHRISEKLAEIVENSQVKYGLEGKALLHAQGGISLDEDVTPGVRIPYGTEPDPVSYVRATAGHHKFYTSGISDILTIDETVKSNPEAMFNLCKGAIQAGYREFTANVASNDLVRVTGYMIKLSDIAKYDEQGSRTNTTFLGAEAAKNTGILERKPRVASLEMSPTYE encoded by the coding sequence ATGAGCCACCAATCTGCGTCATCTACTTCTTCATCACTTTCAGATCAACAACAACGCTTTAGTAATATCATTTCAGATGCCAACCTGTCCCCAAAACAGAAGTCGAGCTATCTTGCCTTAGAAGCTGAAGCCAGCCTGCCGTATATGCCGGTAAGCAATGAAGTAGAGCAAGCCTTACAACAAGGTGTGCTGTGTGACATGTTTGAAGGTCACGCCCCATTTAAGCCGCGCTATGTGCTTCCTGATTATTCTAAATACTTACATCAAGGCTCCAAGTATTTAGAGCTTAGCGCGGCAACTAATTTCGACGAAGCATTGAACATGCTCACCATCCTTTATCATCACGTTCCGTCAGTGACTTCAATTCCGGTTTACTTAGGCCAGTTGGACGATGTGTTGATGCCTTTTGTTGGCGGTTTGACGGATGAGCAGGTATACCAAAAGCTGAAGCTGTTCTGGATCATGCTGGATCGCACGCTGCCAGATGCCTTCATGCACGTTAATATTGGCCCTAGTGACAACATTGTATGTCGCACTATTTTACGTGTGGATGCTGAACTCAAGCAGATCGCACCTAACTTAACCTTTATGTACGACCCTGCAGTCACACCAGATGATCTGCTTCGTCACGCTGCGAGCAATATCTGTGAATGCAGCAAGCCGCACATTGCCAATTATCCTGCACACGCCGCTGCCTACGGAGATAAGCGTTTTGGCATCGTGAGTTGCTACAACTCTTTGCCTCTGGCGGGCGGTTCAAACACGCTAGTACGTATGAACCTGAAGCAAGTAGCTCTGAAATCTGAAGACAGCGTAGACTTCTTACAGCAAGTACTACCTAACTACAGCAGCATCATGATCGAATTGATGAATGCACGTAGTCGCTTCTTACATGAAGAGTCTAATTTCTTCGAAGGCTTCTTAACCAAAGAAGGCTTAATTGAAGAAGATCGCTTTGCGCCAATGTTTGGTATTTATGGCATGGCTGAGGCGGTTAACATCTTAATGGAAAAAGAAGGCAAAGCAGGGCGCTATGGTTACGATGAACAAGCAAATCAGTTAGGCCATCGTATTTCTGAAAAGCTTGCTGAGATTGTTGAAAACTCGCAAGTGAAATATGGGCTGGAAGGTAAGGCTCTGTTACACGCTCAAGGTGGTATCAGCCTAGATGAAGATGTGACGCCGGGTGTTCGCATCCCTTACGGAACAGAACCGGATCCAGTGTCTTACGTACGTGCGACGGCTGGTCACCATAAGTTCTACACGTCGGGCATCAGTGACATTTTGACGATTGACGAAACGGTGAAGTCCAACCCTGAAGCGATGTTCAACCTGTGTAAAGGGGCGATTCAAGCGGGCTACCGTGAGTTCACCGCTAACGTAGCATCGAACGATTTGGTTCGTGTGACAGGTTATATGATTAAGCTGTCTGACATTGCCAAATATGACGAGCAAGGTTCACGCACCAATACCACTTTCCTTGGTGCTGAAGCTGCAAAAAATACGGGCATACTAGAGCGTAAGCCTCGTGTGGCAAGCTTAGAGATGTCGCCGACATACGAATAG
- a CDS encoding YjjW family glycine radical enzyme activase: MKISDLTTQMARVKNNKTEKQAKVSRVLTFSCVDGPGNRLVLFLQGCNFDCITCHNPHTINHCNHCGDCVSGCPSSALSLIEGKVKWHPVVCTNCDQCIDICDHKSSPKITTMTVSDVLELVRHNQFFLSGITISGGEATMQLPFIIELFQAIKSDPQLAHLTCFIDSNGSLSQQGWDKVLPYLDGAMIDLKSWQTETHQWLVGRGNHRVFETINYLADKGKLHEVRLLHIPNKSDLEYEVEQVGYYLKGLPSDVRIRLNAFQHHGVIGEALEWPKCTEQQMQSFHDKLYSIVQRPMQTPEVYT, from the coding sequence ATGAAAATTTCTGATCTAACAACTCAAATGGCTAGGGTTAAAAATAATAAGACAGAAAAACAAGCGAAGGTCAGCCGTGTGCTGACCTTTTCTTGTGTTGATGGACCAGGAAATCGCTTGGTGCTGTTCCTACAGGGGTGTAATTTCGATTGCATCACTTGTCATAATCCCCACACCATCAACCACTGCAACCATTGTGGAGATTGCGTGAGTGGCTGCCCGAGCAGTGCTCTGAGTCTTATTGAAGGCAAAGTGAAGTGGCATCCAGTAGTGTGTACCAACTGCGATCAGTGCATCGATATCTGTGATCATAAGTCGAGCCCTAAAATCACCACGATGACGGTATCAGATGTGCTTGAACTGGTTAGGCACAACCAATTCTTCTTGAGTGGTATTACCATTTCGGGTGGCGAGGCGACCATGCAATTGCCGTTTATCATCGAGCTATTTCAAGCGATCAAAAGCGATCCGCAATTGGCACACTTAACGTGTTTTATTGATAGTAACGGTTCGTTGTCGCAGCAAGGATGGGACAAAGTGTTACCTTACCTTGATGGTGCGATGATCGACCTAAAATCATGGCAGACTGAAACGCACCAATGGTTGGTGGGTAGAGGAAACCATCGAGTATTTGAAACCATCAACTACTTAGCTGATAAAGGTAAGTTACATGAAGTTCGTTTGCTGCACATTCCGAACAAAAGTGATCTTGAGTACGAGGTAGAGCAAGTTGGTTATTACTTGAAAGGATTGCCAAGTGATGTCCGGATTCGGCTGAATGCGTTTCAACATCACGGGGTAATTGGTGAAGCCTTAGAATGGCCTAAATGTACAGAACAACAAATGCAGAGCTTTCACGATAAGCTCTACTCAATTGTTCAAAGGCCAATGCAAACGCCTGAGGTTTATACCTAA
- a CDS encoding LysR family transcriptional regulator: MDYLHLSRVSLKHLTALHIMLNTHSVTQTSEQLFVSPSSVSKTLSQLRDILNDELFYRDGTKLIPTPFALKVAPTVHAILSSMNGLLHQKSFTPQEYQGSFSLSMRESTFEVFASKISKITTELAPKAKLNIYSKQELGFDALLSGKVNLILLPHDISQPPTDNKELVWETILPDEMICLMGAHHPLAQQELTVEGYLDYKHIGILDNELSKPYFEQNLVQCHKPRDMAISVADFGAAAVLCHHTPFLFTCSKQWAEHAKQAQGLVSKPLPFDYGKVAYSLVWNKPNMNDQAIKWLCDLFLEA, translated from the coding sequence ATGGATTACTTACATTTATCGCGAGTGAGCCTAAAACACCTCACTGCGCTTCATATTATGCTGAACACCCACAGCGTCACTCAAACGTCAGAGCAACTCTTTGTCAGCCCTTCGAGTGTCAGTAAAACTCTGTCTCAGCTACGTGACATCCTTAACGACGAGCTTTTCTATCGGGACGGCACCAAACTGATCCCGACTCCCTTTGCCCTGAAAGTAGCGCCCACTGTTCACGCGATTCTTTCCAGCATGAACGGGTTACTTCACCAAAAGAGTTTTACTCCTCAGGAGTATCAAGGCAGCTTTTCACTTTCGATGCGTGAAAGTACCTTCGAAGTGTTTGCCTCGAAGATCAGCAAAATCACCACTGAACTTGCACCAAAAGCCAAACTTAATATCTATTCGAAACAGGAACTTGGATTCGATGCTTTGCTCAGTGGTAAGGTCAACTTGATCCTGTTGCCACACGATATCTCTCAACCCCCAACGGATAATAAAGAGCTGGTGTGGGAAACGATTCTTCCTGATGAAATGATTTGTTTGATGGGCGCACACCACCCTCTCGCTCAGCAAGAACTAACGGTTGAAGGCTATTTAGATTACAAGCACATTGGAATCTTAGATAACGAACTGTCTAAGCCTTACTTTGAGCAAAACTTAGTGCAATGTCATAAACCTAGAGATATGGCGATATCGGTAGCGGACTTTGGCGCAGCAGCGGTGTTATGTCACCACACACCTTTCTTGTTCACTTGCTCAAAACAATGGGCTGAGCATGCCAAACAAGCACAAGGCTTGGTAAGTAAGCCGCTTCCTTTTGATTACGGAAAAGTGGCGTATAGCTTGGTGTGGAACAAGCCAAACATGAATGACCAAGCGATCAAATGGTTGTGTGACTTGTTTTTAGAAGCCTAA
- a CDS encoding hydroxymethylglutaryl-CoA reductase codes for MPKLNLHRRDYVSILGGDISADELEKKLEPHFEKPVNKLTPSPYLTEKNLTRRWTALDNADSQQELLDPHTQSQIQAYEKNIEHFIGTVKVPVGISGPLRVNGLFAKGDYLVPLATTEAALVASYNRGSKLITACGGASAMLLNEGVTRTPGFAFQGLVEAGQFVAWAVTQYDQFKALAESTTSHGKLTDININIEGNHVYLVFEFLTGDASGQNMVTIATNAVFEYIIEHTPVKPDHAFLDGNLSGDKKANTQTLRSVRGKKVTAEVNISAELVAKYLHTTPEKMVQFGQMTTVGGALSGTIGINAHYANALAALYIACGQDAACVAESAIGMTRMELNKEGGLYASVTLPNLMLGTVGGGTGLPSQKACLDLLGLHGNGKSQALAEVCAALCLAGELSIVGAFCAGHFSRAHHKLAR; via the coding sequence ATGCCAAAACTAAATCTGCATCGCCGTGACTATGTTTCTATTTTAGGAGGCGACATCTCCGCAGACGAATTAGAAAAGAAGCTCGAACCTCATTTTGAGAAGCCAGTGAATAAACTGACTCCGAGCCCTTATCTGACTGAAAAAAACCTTACACGTCGTTGGACTGCTCTCGATAATGCAGACTCGCAGCAAGAACTGCTCGACCCTCATACTCAAAGCCAGATTCAAGCTTATGAGAAAAACATCGAGCACTTTATTGGCACCGTTAAAGTCCCTGTTGGTATATCTGGCCCTTTAAGAGTCAATGGCCTGTTTGCTAAAGGCGATTACCTAGTACCTCTTGCAACCACTGAAGCGGCGCTTGTGGCGTCTTACAACCGTGGTTCCAAGTTGATCACGGCTTGTGGTGGTGCAAGTGCAATGTTGCTCAATGAAGGCGTAACACGAACGCCCGGTTTCGCATTCCAAGGGTTAGTTGAAGCAGGACAGTTTGTGGCATGGGCAGTGACCCAATATGACCAATTCAAAGCTTTAGCGGAATCAACAACGTCGCACGGCAAACTTACCGACATTAATATCAACATCGAAGGTAACCATGTTTACTTGGTGTTTGAATTTCTAACCGGAGACGCTTCTGGTCAGAATATGGTAACTATCGCGACCAACGCGGTATTTGAGTACATCATTGAACATACACCAGTGAAACCCGATCACGCCTTCCTTGATGGCAACTTATCGGGCGACAAAAAAGCCAACACCCAGACCTTGCGAAGTGTCCGTGGTAAAAAGGTTACAGCCGAGGTCAACATCTCTGCTGAGCTTGTCGCTAAGTACCTCCACACCACACCAGAGAAGATGGTGCAGTTCGGACAAATGACCACAGTCGGTGGCGCTCTAAGCGGTACGATTGGTATCAATGCTCATTATGCCAATGCACTTGCTGCACTCTACATTGCTTGCGGCCAAGACGCGGCGTGTGTTGCTGAGTCTGCGATTGGTATGACTCGTATGGAGCTCAACAAAGAAGGTGGTTTGTACGCGAGCGTAACGCTTCCTAACTTGATGTTAGGAACCGTCGGTGGCGGTACAGGCCTACCAAGCCAAAAAGCGTGTCTCGATTTACTCGGGCTGCACGGCAATGGTAAATCACAAGCCTTAGCTGAGGTTTGTGCTGCTTTATGTTTGGCGGGTGAACTATCGATTGTGGGTGCATTCTGTGCGGGTCACTTTTCGCGAGCTCATCACAAGTTAGCGCGCTAG
- the yccS gene encoding YccS family putative transporter: MDFSARLRLYWANKTINYSVLILITLLGVVVPAWYYGQNTLITPLILGVIAAALAESDDSFTGRLKALTLTFICFAIAAFSIELLFDTPWLFALGLFASTFSFIMLGAIGPKYASIAFGSLLVAIYTMLGAHESTNLWFQPLLLLTGAAWYYFMSMIWQIVWPMQPVQQNLATVFDQIGTYMGSKAELFYPVSDLVPQPHRIIEAKLNASTVNALNMCKATLLNRSKRGHIDGPSDRFLNTYFIAQDIHERVSSSHYRYQELAKHFERSDVLFRFKYLLEAQATACKEVASSLKVGAEYQHGDKSVLALDELMSSLNHLQEQNKPEWKPLLNQLNYLFNNLATVEKQLSNISNPDAEKLEEGVLDDTNPHTLTAMWQKIRANLHTDSMLFRHAIRMAITLTLGYGIIQGFNIERGYWILLTTLFVCQPNYSATRQKLTARVIGTVAGLLIGVPLLTFFPSQESQLVFIVISGVMFFAFRINNYGFATGFITLLVLFCFNQLGEGYAVVLPRLADTFIGCALAVLAVIYVLPDWQSKRLHKVMADALDSNKNYLAQIIGQYRVGKKDNLNYRIARRSAHNNDANLTVAISSMLVEPGKYRTSEDESFRFLTLNHALLSYISALGAHRTRIDDEATHKLVLDAHRVIHEHLDALNDQLYSHCEQCEVKNAYDPELDKRLSEWREEDENSVRMVLQQLHLIYRMLPELHTLATKFAVKVNIEKPLDKSNLTPKDKVL, from the coding sequence GTGGACTTTTCAGCCAGATTACGCCTCTATTGGGCGAATAAAACCATAAATTACAGTGTATTAATTCTCATCACTCTACTCGGTGTTGTGGTTCCTGCTTGGTATTATGGACAAAACACGCTGATCACACCGTTGATCTTAGGGGTTATTGCTGCCGCACTGGCTGAAAGTGACGACAGTTTTACAGGCCGCTTAAAAGCACTCACACTCACCTTCATCTGTTTTGCAATCGCCGCCTTTTCTATTGAGTTGTTGTTCGACACACCTTGGCTATTTGCATTAGGTCTTTTTGCCTCAACATTCTCGTTCATCATGCTTGGTGCGATTGGTCCTAAATACGCGAGTATCGCGTTTGGCTCATTACTTGTCGCCATTTATACCATGTTGGGTGCGCACGAAAGCACTAACCTTTGGTTTCAACCGCTTCTACTGTTAACTGGCGCTGCTTGGTACTATTTCATGTCGATGATTTGGCAGATAGTGTGGCCAATGCAACCTGTACAGCAAAACCTTGCAACCGTGTTTGACCAAATCGGCACCTACATGGGTTCTAAGGCTGAATTATTCTATCCGGTGTCTGACCTTGTTCCTCAGCCTCACCGCATCATTGAAGCGAAATTGAATGCCAGCACGGTTAATGCACTTAACATGTGTAAAGCGACTCTGCTTAACCGCTCTAAACGCGGGCACATCGACGGCCCGAGTGACCGATTCCTAAACACCTATTTCATCGCGCAAGATATTCATGAACGCGTGAGCTCTAGCCACTATCGCTACCAAGAACTGGCAAAACACTTTGAACGTTCTGATGTGCTGTTCCGTTTTAAATATCTACTAGAAGCACAAGCAACGGCGTGTAAAGAAGTCGCAAGTTCACTTAAAGTCGGCGCTGAATATCAACATGGTGATAAATCTGTACTCGCGCTGGATGAGTTAATGTCTTCACTTAACCATCTTCAGGAACAGAATAAGCCGGAATGGAAACCACTGCTAAACCAATTGAATTATCTGTTCAATAACCTCGCCACCGTTGAAAAACAGCTATCGAATATCAGTAACCCTGATGCAGAGAAATTAGAAGAAGGTGTCTTAGACGATACCAACCCACATACTTTGACAGCGATGTGGCAAAAAATCAGAGCCAACCTTCATACCGATTCAATGCTATTTAGGCACGCGATTCGTATGGCTATCACTCTTACGCTCGGTTACGGCATCATCCAAGGCTTTAACATTGAACGCGGTTATTGGATTTTGCTGACCACGCTATTTGTGTGTCAGCCGAACTACAGTGCCACTCGTCAAAAGCTTACTGCTCGTGTAATAGGCACTGTGGCAGGCTTATTGATTGGGGTTCCATTGCTTACTTTCTTCCCCTCGCAAGAGAGCCAGCTAGTCTTCATCGTGATCAGTGGCGTGATGTTCTTTGCGTTCCGCATTAATAACTACGGCTTCGCAACCGGCTTTATCACCTTGTTGGTGCTGTTCTGCTTTAACCAACTCGGCGAAGGTTATGCCGTCGTCTTGCCAAGGCTCGCTGATACCTTTATTGGGTGTGCTCTCGCAGTACTTGCCGTGATCTACGTATTACCAGATTGGCAATCAAAACGATTGCACAAAGTCATGGCGGATGCACTCGATTCCAATAAGAACTATCTGGCTCAGATCATTGGCCAATATCGTGTGGGCAAAAAAGACAACCTCAACTACCGTATTGCTCGTCGAAGCGCACATAATAACGACGCCAATCTAACTGTCGCGATCAGTAGTATGCTAGTTGAACCCGGTAAGTATCGAACGTCTGAAGACGAAAGTTTCCGCTTTCTTACTCTAAACCACGCCTTGCTTAGCTATATCTCTGCACTTGGCGCTCACAGAACGCGTATTGATGATGAAGCGACACACAAACTGGTGTTGGACGCCCATAGAGTGATACACGAGCACTTGGATGCGCTCAACGACCAGCTGTATTCTCATTGTGAGCAATGCGAAGTCAAAAATGCTTACGATCCTGAGCTTGATAAACGTTTAAGTGAGTGGAGAGAGGAAGACGAGAACTCTGTAAGGATGGTCCTACAACAATTGCACTTGATCTATCGAATGCTTCCAGAACTACACACTTTGGCCACCAAATTTGCCGTTAAAGTGAACATAGAAAAGCCTCTCGACAAGTCAAATTTAACACCAAAAGATAAAGTACTGTAA